The following proteins come from a genomic window of Aspergillus luchuensis IFO 4308 DNA, chromosome 3, nearly complete sequence:
- a CDS encoding uncharacterized protein (COG:S;~EggNog:ENOG410PJM8;~InterPro:IPR006769,IPR039055;~PFAM:PF04678;~TransMembrane:2 (i340-360o372-390i);~go_process: GO:0051560 - mitochondrial calcium ion homeostasis [Evidence IEA]), translating into MRSILGRVHRVGLALPLAPSTQWHACSASPAILGAATTRGGYNGTSTYMLRAGCGAVYTPLDRRWFRAGIPGGSGMRNTRTKEQLERLRLRDRTGGVQEEQREGGGKLEEAMTKGKLLTTPSRLFKLLIPLSTGIQGEHKDIEPIAILVHPQQPLSHLERLIQSEVPAITTEDGQTRPPTVSFIALQIEDHPIRPRKAVYEGTGAEVHQLDEMGRIDDGEGKRAPTEDDTYTYLRRTEPSKKGEGGSPGGGGKREQRFVRWSQSTEIGDFIRDAARAREFIVSVEGAPAGVHQIHVAVPSFDERTYFLRMRLRKISGRIQGIAEIKHECDALAHRGAQRVAMGGLGILAMWWYLVYRLTFETDLGWDTMEPVTYLVSLSTLMGGYLWFLYHNREISYRSALDFTINARQKKLYQEKGIDLQLWESLIDEGNTLRKEIKNIAAEYDVEWDEMKDERDERVTEALKQERTQKNGKRGKGGDDEEDGD; encoded by the exons ACAAGAGGGGGGTATAATGGTACTAGCACGTATATGCTACGTGCTGGCTGTGGTGCAGTCTACACGCCACTGGACCGCAGGTGGTTCCGCGCGGGAATCCCTGGCGGCAGTGGAATGAGAAACACCCGGACGAAAGAGCAACTGGAGAGATTGAGACTACGGGATCGCACGGGGGGTGTGCAGGAGGagcagagggaaggaggggggaagttggaggaggcgatGACGAAGG GAAAGCTCTTAACCACGCCGTCAAGGTTGTTCAAGTTATTGATTCCGCTATCAACTGGGATTCAGGGAGAGCATAAAG ACATCGAACCAATTGCCATTCTcgtccacccccaacaaccacTCTCCCACCTAGAACGACTAATCCAATCCGAAGTCCCAGCCATAACAACTGAAGACGGCCAGACTCGCCCCCCAACCGTCTCCTTCATCGCCCTCCAAATCGAAGACCACCCCATCCGACCCCGAAAAGCCGTCTACGAAGGCACCGGCGCAGAAGTCCACCAGCTGGACGAGATGGGCCGCATCGACGACGGCGAAGGCAAGCGAGCCCCCACCGAAGACGACACGTACACGTACCTACGCCGAACGGAGCCCAGcaagaagggagagggaggatcaccgggtggaggtggtaagCGGGAGCAGCGCTTCGTACGCTGGTCCCAGTCCACCGAGATCGGCGATTTCATCCGCGACGCAGCACGGGCGCGGGAATTCATCGTCTCCGTGGAAGGCGCACCAGCCGGGGTACATCAGATCCATGTGGCGGTGCCATCGTTCGACGAGCGGACGTATTTCCTGCGGATGCGACTGCGGAAGATCTCCGGACGGATCCAGGGCATCGCGGAGATCAAGCACGAGTGTGATGCGCTGGCGCACCGGGGTGCGCAGCGGGTGGCGATGGGAGGGCTGGGCATTCTGGCGATGTGGTGGTACTTGGTGTATAGGTTGACGTTTGAGACGGATCTGGGATGGGATACGATGGAGCCGGTGACGTATCTGGTGAGTTTGTCGACGCTGATGGGGGGATATCTGTGGTTCTTGTACCATAATCGGGAGATATCGTACCGGTCGGCGTTGGATTTTACGATCAATGCGcggcagaagaagctgtaTCAGGAGAAGGGGATTGATTTGCAGCTGTGGGAGTCATTGATTGATGAGGGGAATACGTTGCGTAAGGAGATTAAGAATATTGCGGCGGAGTATGATGTGGAgtgggatgagatgaaggatgagagggatgagagggtgacggaggcgttgaagcaggagaggacgcagaagaatgggaagagaggaaaaggaggtgatgatgaagaggatggagattgA
- a CDS encoding uncharacterized protein (COG:S;~EggNog:ENOG410PXCW), giving the protein MSVSPRASKEEFMAALGLSTHDPQHEQYYRAMRDEAISTYNHLNESPSNLLDNYKALKPPYFWHHIRPERQRWGINEIARNASPLTRPLFARGMTTGEYGPNWVAGWLLYSVFRSRDVRNNRNRRRGNGVAGGGGGGGVKGGEDGRASSPQMGVRHDGGASAGTAVGGGSSAASSGIGSSASSGKKEYYDPVRNG; this is encoded by the exons atgtCCGTCTCCCCCCGCGCCAGCAAAGAAGAATTCATGGCTGCATTAGGCCTCTCGACACACGATCCCCAACACGAGCAATACTACCGCGCCATGAGA GACGAAGCAATCTCCACCTACAACCACCTCAACGAATCCCCCAGCAACCTCCTAGACAACTACAAAGCCCTCAAACCGCCCTACTTCTGGCACCACATCCGCCCGGAGCGCCAGCGATGGGGGATAAATGAGATAGCGAGGAACGCGAGCCCCCTCACGAGACCGTTATTTGCCCGGGGGATGACGACGGGCGAGTATGGGCCGAATTGGGTGGCGGGTTGGTTGCTGTATAGTGTTTTTAGGAGTAGGGATGTGAGGAATAATCGGAataggaggagagggaatggggttgctggtggtggtggtggtggtggtgtgaagggtggggaggacG gTCGGGCAAGTTCTCCTCAGATGGGAGTGAGACATGATGGTGGTGCTTCTGCTGGTACTGCTGTTGGgggtggtagtagtgctgCCAGTTCTGGGATTGGTAGTAGTGCCAGCagtggaaagaaggagtATTATGATCCTGTTCGAAATGGTTGA